In Kangiella koreensis DSM 16069, the DNA window CTTTAGAGGTTATTCAAGCGCTGACTCAAGCCATTAACAGTAACCAGCCGACTGTCGACTTCACCGACCACACACGCGAATACTGCAACGGCTACTGGTTTCAGATGGCAGGCCTGGAAATGATCGCCTGATAGTGCTGCAATAGAATCAGCACCAGTTTTGGAATAGCCTCAGGGTCTAGCGTATCCAGCGTATTTTTAACATGGTGCGCCAACTCTGTGTCGCCGCCAATGGTTAACTTTCGCTGGAAAAACAAGGTATCCGGATCAACCTTGTGCTGCACCATATCAATCGCATCAACCGTCATAACAGACAAATTAGCATTCGCCTCAGACGCCTGCCGCACAACCTCGCGACACACAAACTGACCATTGCGAAAACCAAGCGTCACAAACAAGCGCGCATCCCTGATTTCAACCTGCAACCACTTACCCGTCAGATAATCAAAATCACCATCCGCAACCTGCTCCTGCAACACACGATTTAGCACCGACTCAATCACCTTTCGATTAACCCGCTGCGGCACCCAACCCACGCAAGAACCCACATTATTCGGAGCCAGCAAAGAAGCGAATTTCGGCAATAAAGCCGACTTCAAATGATCAGCAAAAGGAAATTTCAGAACACCAGCAGACTCAGCCATAAACATTAATCAATTGTTGGAATTGACTCATTATAAGAATTGCACAGCAAATAAAGCATGACCTTGATCATGAGCACCCTCATTCGTCGGCTTAGCCTGGACACACCTTCTTTAAGAGAGCAATCAAATCCGAATGTAAGGTAGGGGCGACCCAATGTGGTCGCCCTTTTTGATCGCAGCGGTAACTATATACAATGGGTTAGCTCTCTGAGCGTAACCCATCAATTAAGAGCAGATTCCAAATCGAGTTTGGAATGACAAGCTTTTGTGATTTTGCACTATCCCCAAGGGATGTCATTTGACGCACAGGGATGTGGGGAATGTACCAAAGGTATTCCTTTTAGTCACAAGCAACTCCTGGAGAGTTGTCTGCCTGAACTGGATTCAGGCGACCGAAGGGAATCCCTTTAGGGAATCTGCTCTTTAGCTCTGCTCTTCCTTCTTTTAAAACCTAAACTCAAACCCGACATACACATTCCGACCATTAGCCGACAAGCGCTCGCCAACAGCTATCTCACTTCCAGCGGCGCGATTCACGCCACCGAGATGCTCCACATACTGCTTATCGAACAGGTTCTCGACACCAGCGCGCACCGTCAGGCCATTATCAAACATATAATCGGCCATCCAGTCCCACACCATATACCCTGCAGTTTCGGTTTCATTATTGATGCTCGACACCCGATCCTGATCGGCATAAACCTGCGCAGCAAACTGGGTTGAGAACTGCACGCCCTGATAGCCCCACACAAACCGGGTATTCAAGGGCGCAATACGATACAAGTTAACATCGCTGTCATCGCGCTCACCTCGCACATAACTCACCACCCCGGACATAAAGAAATCCGATGGCATGTCATAGCGCCAGTTGGCATCAAAGCCCCACAAGGTCGCATCAAGATTGGTGAACTGCAATGGCACCGGATCGCCCATCATCCCAGCCACCATAATCACACGCGGGTCTTCGCTTGGGTTCGCTTCGATATAATCCTTGACCTGCGAATAGAACACGCGCGGCGACACCTTGAATCCGCCCTGGCTATAATCAAAACCGGCATCAAGCTGATAAGCGGTTTCTGGATCAAGATTGATATCCCCAATATAGGTTTTACCATCCGCCAGACCGCCCGTAGACTGCATCGGAATCCACAGGTAACGCTGCTGATAACTGGCTGCATGTTGCTTAATGCCCGCGCTGTAATTCCAGATGAAGTTCTCGCTCAACACAGACTTGCCATGATAGGTCACATCATAAGTGGTCTCGTCAACGCTGCGATCCGCCTGGTTAAAGTCATTCTGCAAACCAGCAATCGCAGGACTCATCATCGCCATCGAATGCGCCACCTCGCCTGCATCGGCGCGGTTGTACTTGACCCGAACGCCAAAGGTATCGCTACCTGCTTCTGAACGCTGCCCCCACTGCACATAGGCGCTATGACGGTCGTCCGCAACCTGATTAAAATTAATCACGCTGAAAATCGCATTGTTCGGATTACTGATATCCACATCATGCTCAGACAGATAACCCTGCAGGCCATACACCCAGTCGCCAACCGTCAGTTGCAGCTTGTAGTCAGAGCTCTTCGCCGCAGCATAGGTATATCGCTGCGCAGTAGGATCAAGATTCTCGCGCTGGCTAAAGTTATCCATGCCATGCGTATTATCCGAAGCGCCAAACTGCCACTCCAGCACAGCACCCGCAAACTGATGCTGACCATCAAGACTCCACTGCTCGCCATCCACATAATTAATATCCATCGGCAATGCAGGCGTTCCCGAGAAGCCCGTGTCAGTCTTGCCGTAACGCACTCCAATGCGGCTGTTACCAAACTCATAAGCCATATCCAGCCCTGACTGTTTTTTGTCGTAAGCGGTCGTGATGATGTCACGGCCCAGCGCATCTTCAGCATTATTGGCACTCTGGTCGCTGATAAAGGCATAGACGCCGAAATCATGGGCGCTGACATTGATATCCCCGGCATAGGTCTTGCCGTCATTAATCCCCGAATACCAGCTGCTCAAAGAACCCTCAACCGACAGATCCTCAGACGTGCGCGCCCGCTTCAGATGTACATCCACCGCACCGCCCAGCGTATCGATTCCCGCCGTCACCGGCGCAATCCCGCGATAAACCGTCATCGCCTCAACCGTCATCGGCACGGCATAGGTCAAAGGCGCATCCATCGCATTCGGCCCAGCACCAACCGCCGTACGACCATTCAAACTGACACCCACCCGATCACCAAACATCCCGCGATACTGCGCAATCCCCGTCACCGGGCCATTCTTATTCACATTCGCCCCAGGCACCGTCTTCAACCACTGCGCCACATCCGACTCAACCGGATCCGCATCCGCCACCGACAAATCATCAGAAGAAGCACGCGATGCACTAATGGTAATCACATCAATATGCTCATCCTCAGACGAACCATCTTCAGCCAACGCAACCCCAGATCCACATAACAAACAGCCAGACACAGCGAAAGCCACCGCGCTCACACGAAAAGAATCAAAAGAAAAGAAAGTCATAACGCCCTCAGAAAAGAATCAAATCGGCGCTAATTGTATAGATATGAAAGGAAAAAACACTGCGACAAATTGTCGCAGGAGAAGAGTTATTAGGATGAAATACTTTGGCTTTCGTAATAGTCGGATGAAGATTGAATCCACTCATTAAGCGAATTCATTGTCTTCTCAAAGAGTTCTTTGTCCCTGGTAGCACATTCCCATATGACCGCAATGCGCCAACCCTCTAGTTGAAGCTTAAAATTAACTTTTCTATCTCGCTCCACATTTTTACTAAGCTTCGGCCACCAGTATTCTCTTCGTGTCTTAGGCATTGAAGCATATTTACATCCACTGTGCCTATGCCAAAAACAACCGTGAACAAATATAGCTACACCTTGTTTTCTAAGAACTATGTCTGGCTTGGTACCTTTAACCTTATCTTTAAGAATGTACCTGTAACCTAGATGATATATTGCCTTTCTAACTTTTATCTCCGGTTTAGTATCAAATGATCTGATCCTAGACATCATTTCGGAGCGACTAAGCTTTCCGGACTTTGAACTCATGCTTTACCTTGAGTGATTATCAAATATAAATACACTACTCCTATTGCATAAATTGAACAAATAGCAACCAGCCAATAAGGTCTAAACATCCTCTGATCTAATTACATATTCCTAAATATTCTCTTTGTACAAAATGAAGGTTAGGATAGACTTAAGTATATTAATTGTTTAAATATCCTTACATTTTAGTAATCAGACTATATTGGATTGAAAGTTATGTTTTATAATAATCAAGAAAATGAACTAAAAGAGAAGTATAAAAACTTATTAATTGCACTTGGCTCGCTATCAAAGTTATATTCTTCCAGCATAAAGCCATACCTTCATTACAGAGGACATGAAGGGGTATTCAATTATTCTTTCAAAGCCGTAGATCACTCCAGAAGTGATATATCCTTCGATTCGTCAAAAAACTCAATTGCGCTTGGACTAAAAACCTTTCTACACAATAATGGAAGTACTTTCCAGAAAATTGCTGAGTTTAATACAGTAGATAGTCAAATCAGACAATTTGGTAGCAACCATAAAAAGCTAATCAAATATATATCTGAACAAAGAAACAAACGACTAGAACAGTCACTTGCCATCACGGGCTGTGAGCACATGCTTTATCACTTGCTAACTAGGAGTGATAATGAAATGCACGTCTCTGAGGTTGAAATGACTCCAATAACCTTGAAGAAAATAAAGGGGGTAATTAAGAAAAACAATATTATCCATTTTAGAGATAATTTTTATGAGTATAAATTTTCTCTTTCAAAAAATACTCTTTTCAAAAAATTTGATCTTAGTAATCAAATTGTAGACTCTTTTGAAGTGCGCATAATTGATAACCCTTACGACGTATTAAATGATCTTATCCAACAAGATATATCAACAGATGAAAGTCTAAACGGAGAATTTATTATATTACCTTTATATAATGCTAGAAATGAGGAAGTGTCAAAGGGTACAGGACTTAATAAATGGAACGCTGCGGGACGAAAAAGACATAAAGATGAAGTCTCTATATCAATACCAAGATGGATACATACAACCTTCCCCGATTTCTTTTCATATAACCCAAACAATAATCAGCCATTCAATTTAAAACTACCCAACGGCCTGATATTACCTGCGAAGGTTTGTGAGCAAGGAGGGAAAGCCTTGCAATCTAATCCAAACAGAGCTTTGGGGAACTGGTTATTAAGAGATGTTTTAAAAGTTCCTGCAGGAAAGCTGGTAACACTGAAAATGTTAAGAGAAGCTAATATTGACTCTGTAATGTTAACCAAGGTAGATAAGGACTCTCATCAATACGAGATTGATTTTTTAAAATGTGGTTCCTATCAAGAGTTTTATGATAATAACCAATAAATGAACTTAGATTAAGTTCCATTATAACTTAAGAAAATATTATTTAAACTTAACAAAATTGTATAACTCGTAATTGTAGATATAAGAAGTTGAACCACTAATTTCTTTATCTAAAACAACCTTTAACTTAGTTTGGACTCAATGACAGCTTAAATCACTTCTAAAAAGGAGCTTTGCCTTATAATCATAGTAAAATTAATTTTTGCTTACGTTCGTATTATTTCTGTATATATATTTGGCAAGTAGCTAAAGTGGCGATTCTGATAAATCGCATCCAGCCTAGTTAGCTTCATAGCAGATCTAAACTGCCTGGTAGGCATACCCTGCACTTCTTCTGAAAGTGTTAGGCACTCCCCTAGCTCAAATAAATAATATAACTTTTCGCTATTTGATGCTTTTCCTGCTTGCTCTTTGGTGATATCACAACGCTGTTTTATATCGACGCTCCTAACTTTCCACACTCTTTTTATTGTGCGTGTACTTTGCCCAGGACTAATAGTACCAATAGCTAAATAAGCAACTTCTTTAACCACATGGTTTCCCAACTGCCCTTCGAATACATTTTTGGGAATGTGGTACCAACGAGCAGTACCATCTTCATATTGTTGCTTGTACTCTTTGGAGCGGCCGGGCCCTAAAGCTAGGGTTAGAACTAAGTCAGGATATAGCACCTGCTTCATTCCATAACTTGGTATTCGCATTGAATCTTGAACATATAAAGTATCGGAGTGCTGGTAAGCATCATAGTCCATCGGCTTGCCAATTTGATTAATTAGGAACTCAGCGAGCCATTTTGAACCATCACCGTTTGCTGAGGGCAATAGCGGAAAGGCACCAATACCAATTTCTTTTATGGCTTCTTTGTACGGGTTTTCAGTTTGACCGTTAGCAACGCACCCTGGATAGAGTGCAAACGCGCCACAAACTGGGCGACTCTTTTGTGCTGAATTATCTTTGTTAATATGTATTAACGCATCCCGATAACGATGCATCTGGTTGATGGCATCTTCTGGCACTAACTGATCAGCAAAAGCATCTTCATCATAATCAACCAATCCATCATCACTTTCTCTATCAGGTTTAATACGATACTTCGCATCAAACAGCCAAATAAACTGACGCCCATCAGGAAACGTTACTTCCAACAAAATATCCGGCTTTTGCGGAACCTGCCAAGTTCTGATTGGCTTTGTATTTACTTTAAAGACTGGCTCATGAGCCAATCTAACTTCGATGCTATCATCACGCACAAACTCAAAAGCTCCACCAAGCCCATCCTTTAAATCATATTCAAAGTCTTTAAGCTGTAATTGAGCTTTACGCTTTGCAGATTCTTCAAAACCTAACTCATCAACTAATATTCGTCTTAACTCCAGAAAGCACCAGACTTCGTATATTTCAGCAACGGACTTAATCGAAACTGATGACTGCCCTGCAAATGCATCGAGATAAAACTTAAGCTCCTGCCACACGCGATAGACAGTGCTGTAGCCAGTTTTTTGTTGTAATACCAAAGACTCTTTAGTCAAACCTGAAAAGTCGTCAACATCACTTAAAAAAGACTGACTTTGAATTTTTTTTAGGGGCAAGCTCCATGCTTTTAATGTTTCTAGAAAAGCATCCGATATAACCGGCTGATCGCTTTTTAAGTTATTCAAAGTTAACTTAGAGTAGAAATCATCTAATCGATTCTTGGTAGTTTTAACCACCATCTTAATGAAACGGTTTTCTGGCGTATCAACAGAAAGCTGCTTCCTGTTTTGTTGATACCGCTTTTGGTACAAACCTTGCGCATGGTCTTGCTTAATCTGCTCAACAATCTTGTGGCTTAGTCTACCCTTAAGCCTATCAGCCTTAACCTTATGAGAAATCGTCTGTAATCGACTATGAGGTACATTAGTGATGACTTTTAGGCCAGCCATCATTTTTTCACGTAGCTCTTCAAAGTACGCCAGCCATAGCAGTGGAAAATACCCTCGACCTTCTCCCTTGCTTACATTCTGCTGTGTCTTATTGGCCAAACTGAAACGCCACAGAGGATAATTACTATCGATTGCACGATACATCCCTTCAAGGTCGGTATGTAGATCCATTTTTACGGGAAGCACTTCAAATGAAACTGTTTGCTTATATGACTGACCATTTACCTCATAGCAAAAAGGTAGTCCAAAACAGCCAAGATCATTCCCTGTATTGATTGTTCCGGTAAGGACATGGATATTATTGCGGTTTGAAAATCTAAAGGAGTTATTAATGGCTTTAAGTTTATGGATTAACTTAGCCTGATCAACCTTATTCTTAAAAACCCACTCAAATTGATACTGGCAATTTTCAAAAAATAATGCTTGAGGAAGAGGAATGGAATTTAAGCTTTCATCGTCATTAATATTTAAGTCGTTATCAATTACTGACAGGCTCTTAACCTGGACAGATTGCTCTAGTTTTAAGGTAGATGTAGGAATAACGTCCATTCCACGACGGGCCAGAGTATTATTTAAGGCTCTTTGCCGCCTAATGATATCACTACACCAAACGGTCAGTTCCCAGTCCTTCGTTTCTAGCCTAATTAAATCTGGCATGAATGATAACGCCCTGAACTTATGGCCAGAAACTTGTAAATGTATCTCTTTCTAACCTAGCCTGCATCCAATCAAGTTTGGCTTTACTTCGACATGGAATCCGAATCACCTTGTCATCACCCTCAGTTTTCTCTCTATACAAATCAGGGCGTGCATTTTGTGAATCCTTTTCCTCATCCCAGATTAGACCAAGCATATCCTTATCAGCTAGGCACTGACTCAAAACCTGCAACAAAGACTTACCATCTTCTTTTGATGATAACTTGTCTACGTCGCCTTCTATTCGAGGCAACAATTTACACATTACAAAGTCGTCCCAAACCGCCAACAACTCCCGATCTGTTTTGGGGCTGTTTGCAATAACGCTCAGCAAAATCTCATTCAGTGCACGATAGGCAAGCTTAAAAGGAGTCCCGTCAAGCTTTTCATTGATAGCTTCCATAAACTTGATAGTTCGTTGCCCATCAGGGTCACAAGTATTTGCCAGTGAATCTCTATCAGCATGAGACCAGATTGGGTAGGTCAAAGCCTTTGGGGAACTAGCCTGCTCAAAGAACTCTGAAAAAATATTGGGGAAAAATTCACCAAAATCGAAGCTCAAGGCGCGGTCAATCACCTTTCGCGAGAAACCATGCGTGGTTTCATCCATGTTGACAGTACCGGCAACGATAAGATTAAACGGTATTCCAATGCCATATTTAGAAAAAAGGTCCCAGGCATCATCATAGTCAGTTTTTTCAAAACCAAGCGTCTTACGCAAAGTTACCTGATCCTTAATCTGGTTTATAGTTGAAGACTTCAAAAGAGAATCGCTAGAATAAGTAAAGGCTATATCCTCCCACCCCCACTTAATAGTTTCCAAGACGGAAAGATAGTCTGCAAAGTACTGCTCTACAGGTGCAAGGTTCATTTCATCTAAACAAAGCCAAAAAGGAGATATGTCTTTTAGTTCGTCATGCTCTCCCGCAACAACTAAGGTGTCACCATGACCATCAATAAACTCTACTTTTAATTCTAAACCAGCATCCAAGATTACTCGCCAAGCTTTTGCAATAAACTTTAAAACATCCGTCGTTATATATTCTGCTTTTCCATTTAAACGGGATATATAGCCAAGGAGATCACTTGGTTCATGCCAATCAGGTCGAACTGAGGTAAGGCAATAGCTATCTTTTAATGAACCAGTTGCCTTAGCCTGCTCACGAACAAATCGAGTTTTTCCAGTGCC includes these proteins:
- the ubiT gene encoding ubiquinone anaerobic biosynthesis accessory factor UbiT; protein product: MAESAGVLKFPFADHLKSALLPKFASLLAPNNVGSCVGWVPQRVNRKVIESVLNRVLQEQVADGDFDYLTGKWLQVEIRDARLFVTLGFRNGQFVCREVVRQASEANANLSVMTVDAIDMVQHKVDPDTLFFQRKLTIGGDTELAHHVKNTLDTLDPEAIPKLVLILLQHYQAIISRPAI
- a CDS encoding TonB-dependent receptor domain-containing protein, with product MAEDGSSEDEHIDVITISASRASSDDLSVADADPVESDVAQWLKTVPGANVNKNGPVTGIAQYRGMFGDRVGVSLNGRTAVGAGPNAMDAPLTYAVPMTVEAMTVYRGIAPVTAGIDTLGGAVDVHLKRARTSEDLSVEGSLSSWYSGINDGKTYAGDINVSAHDFGVYAFISDQSANNAEDALGRDIITTAYDKKQSGLDMAYEFGNSRIGVRYGKTDTGFSGTPALPMDINYVDGEQWSLDGQHQFAGAVLEWQFGASDNTHGMDNFSQRENLDPTAQRYTYAAAKSSDYKLQLTVGDWVYGLQGYLSEHDVDISNPNNAIFSVINFNQVADDRHSAYVQWGQRSEAGSDTFGVRVKYNRADAGEVAHSMAMMSPAIAGLQNDFNQADRSVDETTYDVTYHGKSVLSENFIWNYSAGIKQHAASYQQRYLWIPMQSTGGLADGKTYIGDINLDPETAYQLDAGFDYSQGGFKVSPRVFYSQVKDYIEANPSEDPRVIMVAGMMGDPVPLQFTNLDATLWGFDANWRYDMPSDFFMSGVVSYVRGERDDSDVNLYRIAPLNTRFVWGYQGVQFSTQFAAQVYADQDRVSSINNETETAGYMVWDWMADYMFDNGLTVRAGVENLFDKQYVEHLGGVNRAAGSEIAVGERLSANGRNVYVGFEFRF
- a CDS encoding very short patch repair endonuclease, translating into MSSKSGKLSRSEMMSRIRSFDTKPEIKVRKAIYHLGYRYILKDKVKGTKPDIVLRKQGVAIFVHGCFWHRHSGCKYASMPKTRREYWWPKLSKNVERDRKVNFKLQLEGWRIAVIWECATRDKELFEKTMNSLNEWIQSSSDYYESQSISS
- a CDS encoding phospholipase D-like domain-containing protein, which translates into the protein MFYNNQENELKEKYKNLLIALGSLSKLYSSSIKPYLHYRGHEGVFNYSFKAVDHSRSDISFDSSKNSIALGLKTFLHNNGSTFQKIAEFNTVDSQIRQFGSNHKKLIKYISEQRNKRLEQSLAITGCEHMLYHLLTRSDNEMHVSEVEMTPITLKKIKGVIKKNNIIHFRDNFYEYKFSLSKNTLFKKFDLSNQIVDSFEVRIIDNPYDVLNDLIQQDISTDESLNGEFIILPLYNARNEEVSKGTGLNKWNAAGRKRHKDEVSISIPRWIHTTFPDFFSYNPNNNQPFNLKLPNGLILPAKVCEQGGKALQSNPNRALGNWLLRDVLKVPAGKLVTLKMLREANIDSVMLTKVDKDSHQYEIDFLKCGSYQEFYDNNQ
- a CDS encoding DUF2357 domain-containing protein codes for the protein MPDLIRLETKDWELTVWCSDIIRRQRALNNTLARRGMDVIPTSTLKLEQSVQVKSLSVIDNDLNINDDESLNSIPLPQALFFENCQYQFEWVFKNKVDQAKLIHKLKAINNSFRFSNRNNIHVLTGTINTGNDLGCFGLPFCYEVNGQSYKQTVSFEVLPVKMDLHTDLEGMYRAIDSNYPLWRFSLANKTQQNVSKGEGRGYFPLLWLAYFEELREKMMAGLKVITNVPHSRLQTISHKVKADRLKGRLSHKIVEQIKQDHAQGLYQKRYQQNRKQLSVDTPENRFIKMVVKTTKNRLDDFYSKLTLNNLKSDQPVISDAFLETLKAWSLPLKKIQSQSFLSDVDDFSGLTKESLVLQQKTGYSTVYRVWQELKFYLDAFAGQSSVSIKSVAEIYEVWCFLELRRILVDELGFEESAKRKAQLQLKDFEYDLKDGLGGAFEFVRDDSIEVRLAHEPVFKVNTKPIRTWQVPQKPDILLEVTFPDGRQFIWLFDAKYRIKPDRESDDGLVDYDEDAFADQLVPEDAINQMHRYRDALIHINKDNSAQKSRPVCGAFALYPGCVANGQTENPYKEAIKEIGIGAFPLLPSANGDGSKWLAEFLINQIGKPMDYDAYQHSDTLYVQDSMRIPSYGMKQVLYPDLVLTLALGPGRSKEYKQQYEDGTARWYHIPKNVFEGQLGNHVVKEVAYLAIGTISPGQSTRTIKRVWKVRSVDIKQRCDITKEQAGKASNSEKLYYLFELGECLTLSEEVQGMPTRQFRSAMKLTRLDAIYQNRHFSYLPNIYTEIIRT
- a CDS encoding McrB family protein, with amino-acid sequence MNSELQVGELVRNILSIINERGLWKSSHISILTSKQECSRLFGLNYSLLTKVLPDVDDLTQRNAGTSRPRYYILNTINVEFEGAVYYVCNDLYADQKNSLLQWFKENFKLNNGESMLKYYYVKLSCPTVEDGSKFADLMDSFIKGKNIEAELNNIPTNLEDAKEGDLVFIHMGGDAGKKKKYFNKFGEEYKEFTNGWYAIGKLLNTNVAKKNITLKCYPLKSVITKMDLYFFPQFMDNIGCITKGVPNQAGLYELDETLGLGFVEYLAQNSLMGNSIELFKDLNWTGCLAKGIERFKRDNPDITSLGTSKLLGTILNKTKAKSSPNYLNSKQLPKSFVFKPFLLLAGISGTGKTRFVREQAKATGSLKDSYCLTSVRPDWHEPSDLLGYISRLNGKAEYITTDVLKFIAKAWRVILDAGLELKVEFIDGHGDTLVVAGEHDELKDISPFWLCLDEMNLAPVEQYFADYLSVLETIKWGWEDIAFTYSSDSLLKSSTINQIKDQVTLRKTLGFEKTDYDDAWDLFSKYGIGIPFNLIVAGTVNMDETTHGFSRKVIDRALSFDFGEFFPNIFSEFFEQASSPKALTYPIWSHADRDSLANTCDPDGQRTIKFMEAINEKLDGTPFKLAYRALNEILLSVIANSPKTDRELLAVWDDFVMCKLLPRIEGDVDKLSSKEDGKSLLQVLSQCLADKDMLGLIWDEEKDSQNARPDLYREKTEGDDKVIRIPCRSKAKLDWMQARLERDTFTSFWP